In Glandiceps talaboti chromosome 14, keGlaTala1.1, whole genome shotgun sequence, a single genomic region encodes these proteins:
- the LOC144445382 gene encoding neuromedin-K receptor-like, which translates to MKRLSHQHKQQQRRRQQQQQQQQQQREYHVSASVSITTLAAIAVDRYTAIVDPLKKRSSKSPTALVIALVWIVSIGLGCVQLVKVRVRGIPIGNNTISLQCDEWWDSNQDAIIYESFIFTITYLAPLLILLYTYRRIAYILSNRQMPGRPEQPRQRTHVQSKIKVVRMLFIVVLAFGLCWMPLDTFNFVVTLYPEYLTYYYRDYVVPIFLTSHWLAMANSFLNPVLYSCLHEGFRNDFKHLCVACRAWRGRIRSRMSSRRGRRRSSTLTKNTSSTIVVSFSKNCSRSSQLSKQSEPTCAL; encoded by the exons GTGTCGGCATCTGTGAGTATAACAACATTAGCAGCCATAGCTGTAGACCGTTATACAGCCATTGTTGATCCGTTGAAGAAAAGGTCGTCAAAATCTCCCACGGCTCTAGTGATTGCCCTTGTCTGGATTGTATCTATCGGTCTGGGATGTGTTCAACTGGTCAAAGTACGAGTCAGAGGGATACCTATCGGAAACAATACCATTTCCTTGCAGTGCGATGAGTGGTGGGACAGCAACCAAGATGCCATTATCTATGAAAGTTTTATATTTACTATAACCTATCTTGCACCCTTGTTGATCTTGTTGTATACATATCGACGGATTGCTTATATCCTGTCAAATCGACAAATGCCTGGCAGACCGGAGCAGCCGAGACAACGGACTCATGTCCAATCTAAGATAAAG GTGGTACGAATGCTGTTCATAGTTGTCCTTGCTTTTGGATTGTGTTGGATGCCATTGGATACATTCAACTTTGTGGTCACGTTATACCCTGAGTATTTAACCTACTATTATCGGGATTATGTTGTTCCCATCTTTCTGACATCCCATTGGTTGGCGATGGCGAATAGCTTCTTGAATCCAGTTCTGTATTCATGTTTACATGAAGGTTTTCGG AATGATTTCAAGCACCTATGTGTAGCATGTCGTGCATGGCGTGGTAGAATCCGGTCAAGAATGAGCAGTAGACGAGGACGTCGACGATCTAGTACATTAACAAAGAATACGTCATCTACAATAGTCGTATCCTTCTCGAAGAATTGCAGCCGGTCCTCACAACTATCAAAGCAAAGCGAACCAACATGTGCATTGTAA